A genomic segment from Sulfuritalea hydrogenivorans sk43H encodes:
- a CDS encoding serine/threonine protein kinase: MEKCIGRFEIRRELGRGAQSIVYLGWDPQLEREVAIKTLHFARADAKRNEALLAEARSVSRLRHPNLVPIFDAGEEDGDPYLVFEFVDGPNLAELIAREGRIAPARTADLMRQVLDALALAHAAGIIHRDLKPSNILIDAQGRPRVMDFGIARRLDAIDVEKEHVGITGTLGYLAPEYVDGRQVSEKSDVYAAGLVMIEMLSGTPWVKGGTSVSMIHQILSQPVTLPADVSIDNQLAGIVLKACARDPALRTDSAAQMKSQLDDYLGAAATPIDTTETEASAEARKRDTLNFLIRRMKHKTDFPALSDSVSAINRLTRSDKESINRLSNTILKDYGLTNKILRLVNSVHYRRSGGGTISTISRAVIVLGFDALRNIAITVLLFEHMQDKGSARELKEAFLRANLAGCLARDAAREFMARDAEEAYVCALFHSVGQLLAQFYFPEEVAEVRKVMLQKNCTDEIASTQIFGLSFSELGLGIARHWGFPQGIINSLRPLPEGLVKKPTTHDETLRVVAGFANEICASIASVPKEQRTQATNAARQRFNAAMSFSDSQLQNVLEKSFAELKELAAVLHVNLTQSPFVRHVKEWTGARQETPPAAEEAATASALELTVLGDPELRDQSETGEVNAEGVPDAAQDILAAGIQDISNSLVDDFSLNDVLRITLETMYRAMGFERVLLCLREPKTASMVGRFGFGADTSEVARKFRFPLEDAPNVFQLAISKGVDIIITDIDDPKIAGKIPDWYRKTVIAKTFVLLPLLIKGKAVGLIYCDRDRAGGIVIPEKELSLMKTLRNQALLAIKQSM; encoded by the coding sequence ATGGAAAAATGTATCGGCCGCTTTGAAATCCGTCGAGAACTCGGACGCGGCGCTCAAAGCATCGTCTATCTTGGATGGGATCCGCAACTGGAACGCGAAGTGGCGATCAAGACGCTGCATTTCGCGCGCGCCGATGCCAAACGCAATGAAGCCCTGCTGGCCGAGGCGCGCTCTGTCAGCCGCTTGCGACACCCCAATCTGGTGCCGATTTTCGACGCCGGCGAGGAGGATGGCGATCCCTATCTCGTGTTCGAGTTTGTCGATGGCCCGAACCTCGCCGAGCTGATCGCCAGGGAAGGCCGCATCGCTCCCGCGCGTACCGCCGATCTGATGCGCCAGGTGCTCGATGCGCTGGCACTGGCCCATGCGGCGGGGATCATCCACCGCGACCTGAAGCCCTCCAACATCCTGATCGATGCCCAGGGACGCCCGCGTGTAATGGATTTCGGCATCGCCAGGCGCCTCGATGCGATCGATGTCGAAAAAGAACATGTGGGCATTACCGGTACCCTCGGCTATCTCGCGCCCGAGTATGTCGATGGCCGCCAGGTCAGCGAAAAATCAGACGTCTACGCCGCCGGACTGGTCATGATCGAGATGCTGTCCGGTACACCGTGGGTAAAGGGCGGCACGTCGGTCAGCATGATTCATCAAATACTGAGCCAGCCGGTGACGCTGCCCGCCGATGTCAGCATCGACAATCAACTGGCCGGCATCGTTCTGAAGGCCTGCGCGCGCGATCCGGCCTTGCGCACGGACAGCGCGGCGCAGATGAAGTCGCAGCTTGACGATTACCTTGGCGCCGCCGCCACGCCCATCGACACGACCGAGACAGAGGCTTCGGCCGAGGCCCGAAAGCGCGACACGCTGAACTTCCTGATCCGCCGCATGAAACACAAAACGGACTTTCCGGCGCTCTCGGATTCGGTGTCGGCGATCAACCGGCTGACGCGCTCCGACAAGGAGAGCATCAACAGGCTTTCCAATACCATTCTCAAGGACTACGGCCTGACCAACAAGATTCTGCGCCTGGTGAACTCGGTGCATTACCGGCGCTCGGGCGGCGGCACCATCAGCACCATTTCGCGCGCCGTGATCGTGCTGGGTTTCGATGCCTTGCGCAACATCGCCATTACGGTGCTGCTGTTCGAGCACATGCAGGACAAGGGCAGCGCGCGCGAACTGAAGGAAGCCTTCTTGCGCGCCAATCTGGCGGGCTGCCTGGCGCGGGATGCCGCCAGGGAATTCATGGCGCGGGATGCGGAAGAAGCCTATGTCTGCGCCTTGTTTCATAGCGTTGGCCAGCTTCTGGCGCAGTTTTATTTTCCGGAAGAAGTGGCCGAAGTTCGAAAAGTCATGCTGCAAAAGAACTGCACCGACGAAATCGCCTCGACCCAGATTTTCGGCCTGTCATTCTCGGAACTGGGACTTGGCATTGCACGTCACTGGGGCTTTCCGCAGGGGATCATCAACAGCCTGCGGCCCTTGCCGGAGGGATTGGTCAAAAAGCCCACGACACATGACGAGACGCTGCGGGTTGTGGCCGGTTTCGCCAACGAAATCTGTGCCTCGATCGCATCGGTACCGAAGGAGCAGAGAACCCAGGCGACGAATGCGGCGCGTCAGCGTTTCAATGCCGCCATGTCCTTTTCCGACAGCCAGTTGCAGAACGTGCTGGAAAAGTCGTTTGCGGAACTCAAGGAACTGGCAGCCGTTCTCCATGTGAATCTGACGCAAAGCCCTTTTGTTCGCCATGTCAAGGAGTGGACCGGAGCACGCCAGGAAACGCCACCCGCGGCAGAAGAAGCGGCGACCGCATCGGCGCTGGAACTGACCGTGCTCGGCGACCCGGAGTTGCGCGATCAGAGCGAAACCGGCGAGGTGAATGCCGAGGGCGTTCCCGATGCGGCACAGGATATTCTCGCGGCCGGAATCCAGGACATCAGCAACTCGCTGGTGGACGATTTTTCATTGAATGACGTGCTGCGCATTACGCTGGAGACCATGTATCGGGCGATGGGATTCGAGCGCGTGCTGCTGTGCCTCAGGGAACCCAAGACCGCCAGCATGGTGGGGCGTTTCGGCTTTGGCGCCGACACCAGCGAGGTGGCGCGAAAATTCCGCTTTCCGCTGGAGGACGCGCCAAACGTGTTTCAACTGGCGATCAGCAAGGGAGTGGACATCATCATCACCGATATCGATGATCCCAAGATTGCCGGCAAGATTCCCGACTGGTATCGCAAGACCGTGATCGCCAAAACCTTCGTTCTGCTGCCGCTGCTGATCAAGGGCAAGGCAGTCGGGCTGATCTACTGCGATCGCGACAGGGCTGGCGGCATCGTCATCCCCGAAAAGGAATTGTCGCTGATGAAGACCCTGCGCAACCAGGCGCTTCTGGCCATCAAGCAATCCATGTAG
- a CDS encoding YdcH family protein, giving the protein MEPNDPTDPPEVLQARLVELRTEHRDLDEAIRRMTMTPPDDELLLRRLKKRKLLIKDRLSALERLLDPDPDEYA; this is encoded by the coding sequence ATGGAACCCAACGATCCGACAGACCCGCCCGAGGTATTGCAGGCCCGCCTGGTTGAATTGCGCACGGAGCATCGCGACCTCGACGAGGCAATCCGCCGCATGACGATGACGCCGCCGGACGACGAGTTGTTGCTGAGACGCCTGAAGAAGAGAAAACTGCTGATCAAGGATCGACTCTCGGCACTGGAACGCCTGCTCGATCCGGACCCCGACGAATACGCCTGA
- a CDS encoding O-acetylhomoserine aminocarboxypropyltransferase: MTYNFDTLALHAGQVPDERYGARATPIYLTTSFVFKDSDQAAALFNMERAGHVYSRISNPTNAVLEERIAALEGGVGAIAVASGQAALHLAIATLMGAGSHIVASRSLYGGSHNLLDYTLPRFGITTTFVDPRDLDAWRAAIRPETRLLFGETLGNPGLDVLNIPEVAALAHEHGLPLMVDSTFTTPWLMRPFDHGADLIFHSATKFLGGHGVAIGGLLVDGGTFDWDKSGKFPTLTEPYEGFHGMDFSEESTVAAFLLRARREGLRDFGACMSPMTAFQLLQGVETLPLRMERHIANTRQAVAHLVKHEAVAGVGYPELENHPDHALAQKLLPRGAGSVFSFTLKGGRAAGRKFIEALRVFSHLANVGDAKSLVIHPASTTHFRMSDAALVAAGIHPGTIRLSIGLEDAGDLIEDLNRGLAAAAKA, translated from the coding sequence ATGACCTACAACTTTGACACGCTGGCCCTGCACGCGGGCCAGGTGCCCGATGAACGCTACGGCGCGCGGGCAACCCCGATCTACCTCACCACGTCCTTCGTTTTCAAGGATTCGGACCAGGCCGCCGCGCTGTTCAACATGGAGCGCGCCGGACATGTCTACTCGCGCATATCCAACCCGACCAACGCCGTGCTTGAAGAACGCATCGCCGCGCTCGAAGGCGGCGTCGGCGCGATAGCGGTGGCATCGGGCCAGGCCGCGCTGCATCTCGCGATTGCCACCCTGATGGGCGCAGGCAGCCACATCGTTGCCAGCCGCTCGCTGTATGGCGGATCGCACAACCTGCTCGACTACACCCTGCCGCGCTTCGGCATCACCACCACCTTCGTCGATCCGCGCGATCTCGACGCGTGGCGTGCCGCGATCCGCCCCGAAACGCGCCTGCTGTTCGGCGAGACGCTGGGCAACCCGGGGCTCGATGTACTGAACATTCCCGAAGTGGCGGCGCTGGCCCATGAGCACGGCCTGCCGCTGATGGTGGACAGCACCTTCACCACGCCCTGGCTGATGCGCCCCTTCGATCACGGCGCCGACCTGATTTTTCATTCGGCGACCAAGTTTCTCGGCGGCCATGGCGTCGCCATCGGCGGCCTGCTGGTCGATGGCGGCACGTTCGACTGGGACAAGTCCGGGAAATTCCCGACGCTGACCGAGCCCTATGAAGGCTTCCACGGCATGGATTTCAGCGAGGAATCCACCGTCGCCGCGTTTCTGCTGCGGGCGCGCCGCGAGGGCCTGCGCGACTTCGGCGCCTGCATGAGCCCGATGACCGCCTTCCAGCTGCTGCAAGGCGTCGAGACCCTGCCCCTGCGCATGGAACGGCACATCGCCAACACGCGCCAGGCAGTCGCGCATCTGGTGAAGCACGAAGCCGTGGCAGGCGTCGGCTATCCGGAACTGGAGAACCACCCCGACCATGCACTTGCGCAAAAACTGCTGCCGCGCGGCGCCGGTTCCGTCTTCAGCTTCACGCTCAAGGGCGGTCGCGCTGCAGGCCGCAAGTTCATCGAAGCCCTGCGCGTGTTCTCGCACCTCGCCAATGTCGGCGACGCCAAATCGCTGGTGATCCATCCGGCATCGACTACCCATTTCCGCATGTCCGATGCGGCGCTGGTCGCCGCGGGCATCCACCCCGGCACCATCCGCCTGTCGATCGGCCTCGAAGATGCCGGCGATCTGATCGAAGACCTCAACCGCGGCCTCGCTGCCGCAGCGAAGGCCTGA
- a CDS encoding alpha/beta fold hydrolase codes for MQIEINGQSAYAYTGGKPFDAGLPCVVFIHGAQNDHSVWGLQSRWFAHHGYSVLAVDLPGHGRSAGTPLPSIEALADWIELLLEKVGAGDTAKTVSLVGHSMGSLMALECASRHPARIARIALIGTAVPMPVSDVLLGPAKDNEPKAISMINTWSHSPRGTIGGNTVPGMWLLGAARRLMERQQPGVLHNDLAACNAYSHGMDAAAALACPALIVSGSRDMMTHPKAAAKLAAAIKDVRSINLDGAGHALMAEQPDAVLDALRGFIA; via the coding sequence ATGCAGATCGAAATCAACGGTCAATCGGCCTACGCCTACACCGGCGGCAAACCTTTCGATGCCGGCCTGCCCTGCGTCGTGTTCATCCATGGTGCGCAGAACGACCATAGCGTCTGGGGCCTGCAAAGCCGCTGGTTTGCCCATCACGGCTATTCCGTACTGGCCGTCGACCTGCCCGGCCATGGCCGCAGCGCGGGCACCCCGCTGCCGTCGATCGAAGCTCTGGCCGACTGGATTGAATTGCTGCTGGAGAAAGTCGGCGCTGGTGATACGGCGAAAACCGTCTCGCTGGTCGGCCACAGCATGGGTTCGCTGATGGCGCTGGAATGCGCCTCGCGTCATCCGGCTCGCATCGCCCGCATCGCGCTGATCGGCACCGCCGTACCGATGCCGGTCTCCGACGTCCTGCTGGGCCCGGCGAAGGACAATGAACCCAAGGCGATCAGCATGATCAACACCTGGTCGCATTCGCCACGCGGCACCATCGGCGGCAACACCGTGCCGGGCATGTGGCTGCTGGGCGCGGCGCGCCGCCTCATGGAACGGCAGCAGCCCGGCGTGCTGCACAACGACCTGGCCGCCTGCAACGCCTACAGCCACGGCATGGACGCCGCCGCGGCACTGGCTTGCCCGGCGTTGATCGTCAGCGGCAGCCGGGACATGATGACGCACCCGAAGGCGGCCGCAAAGCTGGCCGCCGCGATCAAGGACGTCAGAAGCATCAATCTCGATGGTGCCGGCCATGCGCTGATGGCCGAGCAGCCCGATGCCGTGCTGGACGCCTTGCGCGGCTTCATCGCCTGA
- a CDS encoding DUF2189 domain-containing protein — protein sequence MEASEEKQHPFPTVRSGLPLTAPFDWLRSGADDLKACGFASLFYGMCFAAAGALLLLAFRHAVQLVTAVTTGFMLVGPFFAIGLYELSRRREAGEPLHLIATLMVWRRNLGAIGIYSLILIVLYLVWARASLVMFALFYQGGMPTLESFIAQITRFDNIEFLLAYLAVGGLFAGLVFAFSVVSIPMMLDRQQDAVTAMLASFLALVRNLPMMLVWGALIVLLTAIGFATAFIGLIVLMPLVGHATWHAYRALIEARTP from the coding sequence TTGGAGGCATCCGAGGAAAAGCAGCACCCCTTCCCGACAGTCCGCAGCGGCCTGCCGCTGACTGCCCCGTTCGACTGGCTGCGCAGCGGTGCCGATGATCTCAAGGCCTGCGGCTTTGCCAGCCTGTTTTACGGAATGTGTTTTGCCGCCGCCGGCGCGCTGCTGCTGCTTGCGTTTCGCCATGCCGTGCAACTGGTCACGGCTGTCACTACCGGCTTCATGCTGGTCGGGCCGTTCTTTGCCATCGGCCTGTATGAACTCTCGCGCCGCCGCGAGGCCGGCGAGCCGCTGCATCTGATCGCCACGCTGATGGTCTGGCGCCGAAACCTCGGTGCCATCGGCATCTATTCGCTGATCCTGATCGTGCTCTACCTGGTCTGGGCGCGCGCCTCGCTGGTGATGTTCGCCCTGTTCTACCAGGGCGGGATGCCAACCCTGGAAAGCTTCATCGCGCAAATCACCCGATTCGACAATATCGAATTCCTGCTGGCCTACCTTGCCGTCGGCGGCCTCTTTGCAGGCCTCGTGTTCGCTTTTTCCGTGGTGTCGATCCCGATGATGCTGGATCGCCAGCAGGATGCGGTCACCGCCATGCTGGCAAGTTTTCTGGCGCTGGTACGCAACCTGCCGATGATGCTGGTCTGGGGCGCGCTGATCGTCCTGTTGACAGCGATCGGCTTCGCCACTGCCTTCATTGGCCTCATCGTCCTCATGCCGCTGGTAGGGCATGCCACCTGGCACGCCTACCGCGCCCTGATCGAAGCTCGCACACCATGA
- a CDS encoding MFS transporter → MMTHKKNIALLAAAQALLLTNGITLVAINGLLGLQLAADKRLATLPITTYVIGGALATLPAAFFMKRHGRRAGFMLGAGIGMLGALISAFAVSIGSFWLLCLGTVFAGIYNAFGQQYRFAAADAAPLDWKGKAISLTLAGGILGGVIGPEVGKLTRTLLEPTYLASYGALIGFAALSMLIASRLDIPPLSVSEQKAVGRPLGTIARQPAFVVAVLAASCGYGVMNLLMTATPLAMDICGLPFSDTAFILQWHVIAMFAPSFFTGNLIKRFGVLNILIVGAALMFLCIGIAVSGATLMHFWWALVLLGLGWNFLFIGGTTLLTETYRPEEKAKVQGTNDFIVLGVQGLTSLSSGVLIGSEGWTSLNTYALPIVAMTALASTLLWLRRRSSREAAGT, encoded by the coding sequence ATGATGACCCACAAAAAGAACATCGCATTGCTGGCCGCGGCGCAGGCCCTGCTGCTGACCAACGGCATCACGCTGGTCGCCATCAACGGCCTGCTCGGACTGCAACTCGCCGCCGACAAGCGGCTGGCTACTCTGCCGATCACCACCTATGTGATCGGCGGCGCATTGGCCACCCTGCCCGCCGCGTTTTTCATGAAGCGCCATGGCCGCCGGGCCGGCTTCATGCTCGGCGCCGGCATCGGCATGCTCGGCGCGCTGATCTCGGCCTTTGCCGTCAGCATCGGCAGCTTCTGGCTGCTTTGCCTCGGCACCGTATTTGCCGGCATCTACAACGCTTTCGGCCAGCAATATCGTTTTGCCGCCGCCGATGCGGCGCCGCTCGACTGGAAAGGCAAGGCGATTTCGCTGACGCTGGCGGGCGGCATCCTCGGCGGCGTGATCGGTCCGGAAGTCGGCAAACTGACGCGCACGCTGCTGGAACCCACCTACCTCGCCAGTTACGGCGCGCTGATCGGCTTCGCCGCATTGTCCATGCTGATCGCCAGCCGGCTCGACATTCCGCCGCTGTCGGTCAGCGAGCAGAAAGCCGTTGGCCGTCCCCTGGGCACGATTGCCCGCCAGCCCGCCTTTGTTGTCGCCGTGCTGGCGGCATCCTGCGGCTATGGCGTGATGAACCTGCTGATGACGGCGACGCCGCTGGCCATGGACATCTGCGGCCTGCCGTTTTCCGACACGGCCTTCATCCTGCAATGGCACGTCATCGCCATGTTTGCACCGTCCTTTTTCACCGGCAATTTGATCAAGCGCTTTGGCGTACTGAACATCCTTATCGTTGGTGCTGCGCTGATGTTCCTGTGCATCGGCATTGCCGTGTCTGGTGCCACGCTGATGCATTTCTGGTGGGCGCTGGTGCTGCTGGGACTGGGCTGGAACTTCCTGTTCATCGGCGGCACCACCCTGCTCACGGAAACCTATCGTCCGGAAGAAAAGGCCAAGGTGCAGGGCACCAACGATTTCATCGTGCTCGGCGTGCAGGGCCTGACGTCCTTGTCTTCCGGCGTCCTGATCGGCAGCGAAGGCTGGACCAGCCTCAACACCTATGCCCTGCCCATCGTGGCCATGACGGCACTGGCAAGCACGCTGTTGTGGCTGCGCCGGCGATCCTCGCGCGAGGCGGCGGGCACATGA
- a CDS encoding lysoplasmalogenase, translating to MNPVLPVVTAVLAACLYLVGLALDMFWLKLLTKPWLVVALAVAVWKHAGDGAGRRIAWGLLAGAVGDVCLALPNAFLPGMIAFAVGHGLYVLAFLHWSRAPAPALLAPVAVFAGTGLWLMLPGAGALTLPLTVYVFIIGAMIWRAAACALETRNDAFARWGLLAGAVLFGFSDFLIGIHRFHQPLPGVAFPIILSYWAGQALLAASAIRRRAWAGGTPQ from the coding sequence ATGAATCCGGTCCTGCCCGTCGTCACCGCCGTCCTCGCGGCCTGCCTCTACCTGGTCGGGCTCGCGCTCGACATGTTCTGGCTCAAGCTGCTGACCAAGCCCTGGCTGGTGGTGGCGCTTGCTGTCGCGGTATGGAAGCACGCCGGCGACGGCGCCGGGCGCCGCATCGCCTGGGGCCTGCTGGCCGGCGCCGTCGGCGATGTCTGCCTGGCGCTGCCCAATGCCTTCCTGCCCGGCATGATTGCCTTCGCCGTCGGCCACGGACTGTATGTCCTTGCCTTCCTGCACTGGAGCCGCGCCCCGGCGCCGGCCTTGCTGGCGCCCGTCGCCGTCTTTGCCGGAACCGGGCTGTGGCTGATGTTGCCCGGTGCCGGTGCACTGACGCTGCCCCTGACGGTCTATGTGTTCATCATCGGCGCAATGATCTGGCGCGCCGCCGCCTGCGCACTGGAAACGCGAAACGACGCCTTCGCACGCTGGGGCCTGCTGGCCGGCGCCGTACTGTTCGGCTTTTCGGATTTCCTGATCGGCATCCATCGCTTCCACCAACCGCTGCCGGGCGTCGCCTTTCCCATCATCCTGAGCTACTGGGCTGGACAGGCGCTGCTCGCCGCAAGCGCGATCCGGCGTCGGGCATGGGCTGGCGGAACCCCCCAATAG
- a CDS encoding diguanylate cyclase domain-containing protein yields the protein MHTAFEKPERASLWLHSLLFARIAGVVVFVVLAIAVEVLLGFHNAETDATRKMESLSFAGNLRALAESELNAVLFLSNGLAGYLTVSQDRIRPDEIQAIQAELHRNSRNVRNFAIAQGYVIRWVYPQAGNEKAVGFDYSRSESQWPGVKRTIDDKRGTLVGPVRLVQGGMGLIYRYPVFVKDKYWGMLSTVVDVDGFLRSAFKEAANQRYEFAVAVLAEKGPPHVFWGNPALFQSPDAVLLDANVPNGKWLYAVRQKAAPGQLRDWSLRMLGWLMASLLGLAMYLLLKSRVELAQLALFDTLTGLPNRRLLEDRLHQALSRHGRRPASRCGLIFIDLDKFKAINDTHGHKAGDVVLQTVAQRIREEIRAGDTVARWGGDELVVVVEETDTAKIEQLVARLRELVTTPIEVDGLALKVGVSVGVAIFPDDATSSTKLLKIADQRMYEDKQRERTEQTS from the coding sequence ATGCACACCGCCTTTGAAAAACCCGAGCGAGCCTCCCTGTGGCTCCACTCATTGCTCTTCGCGCGCATCGCGGGCGTGGTGGTGTTCGTCGTCCTGGCCATTGCGGTGGAAGTGCTGCTGGGATTCCACAATGCCGAAACGGATGCCACCCGCAAGATGGAATCGCTTTCCTTTGCCGGCAACCTGCGGGCCCTGGCTGAAAGCGAACTGAATGCCGTGCTGTTCCTTTCAAACGGACTCGCGGGCTACCTGACGGTAAGTCAGGACAGAATCCGCCCGGACGAAATCCAGGCCATTCAGGCCGAGCTTCATCGCAACAGCCGCAATGTGCGCAACTTTGCCATTGCGCAAGGCTATGTCATCCGCTGGGTCTATCCACAGGCGGGCAACGAAAAAGCCGTCGGCTTCGACTATTCCCGCAGCGAAAGCCAGTGGCCCGGCGTCAAGCGTACGATCGACGACAAACGCGGAACCCTGGTGGGGCCGGTGCGCCTGGTACAAGGCGGTATGGGACTGATCTATCGCTATCCGGTATTCGTCAAGGACAAATACTGGGGCATGCTGTCCACAGTGGTCGATGTCGATGGTTTCCTGCGCAGTGCTTTCAAGGAGGCAGCCAACCAGCGCTACGAGTTTGCCGTGGCCGTGCTAGCGGAGAAGGGGCCGCCGCATGTGTTCTGGGGCAATCCGGCCTTGTTCCAGTCTCCCGATGCCGTCCTGCTCGATGCCAATGTGCCGAATGGCAAATGGCTCTATGCGGTGCGTCAGAAGGCGGCACCAGGGCAGTTGCGGGACTGGTCGTTGCGCATGCTGGGCTGGCTGATGGCGTCCCTGCTGGGCCTGGCCATGTACCTGCTGCTGAAAAGCCGTGTCGAGCTTGCGCAACTGGCGCTGTTCGACACGCTCACCGGGCTGCCCAACCGCCGCCTGCTGGAAGATCGCCTGCATCAGGCCCTGAGTCGCCACGGACGCCGCCCGGCAAGCCGTTGCGGACTGATCTTCATCGATCTCGACAAGTTCAAGGCGATCAACGACACCCATGGACACAAGGCCGGCGACGTCGTGCTGCAAACCGTGGCACAGCGCATCCGCGAGGAAATTCGCGCCGGCGACACGGTGGCGCGCTGGGGCGGCGACGAACTGGTGGTGGTGGTCGAGGAGACCGATACCGCCAAAATCGAGCAACTCGTCGCCCGGCTGCGGGAACTGGTCACCACGCCGATCGAAGTCGATGGGCTTGCGCTGAAGGTCGGCGTCTCGGTCGGCGTCGCCATATTCCCCGACGACGCGACCTCCTCCACCAAGCTGTTGAAGATCGCCGACCAGCGCATGTACGAAGACAAGCAGCGCGAGCGGACTGAACAAACGTCCTGA
- a CDS encoding NAD(P)/FAD-dependent oxidoreductase, with translation MRLTELKLPLDHTEAELRGAILKRLGIAADELVGHSIFRRSYDARKPSAIVFIYTLDIEVRNEAALLARLRGDRHVGPTPDTSYHFVTNAPRTAESPRPVVIGTGPCGLFAGLILAQMGFRPLILERGKAVRERTQDTWGLWRKGQLNPESNVQFGEGGAGTFSDGKLYSQIKDPQYRGRKVLTEFVKAGAPAEILYVAKPHIGTFKLVGMVENMRAEIEALGGEIRFGSRVEDIEIEQGRVRGLRLADGEFIAASHVVLAVGHSARDTFEMLHARGVHIEAKPFSIGVRIEHPQSLIDRARLGRNAGNPLLGAADYKLVHHCANGRSAYSFCMCPGGTLVAATSEPGRVVTNGMSQYSRNERNANSALVVGVTPADYPGSETDPLAGIAFQRHWESLAFEAGGGNYNAPAQRVGDFLAGRPSTTLGSVVPSYTPGVQPTDLARCLPDYVVAALRESLPAFGREIAGFAMEDALLTGVETRTSSPIRITRDDEFQSLNTRGLFPAGEGAGYAGGILSAAVDGIKVAEAVALSMTARQD, from the coding sequence ATGCGACTGACCGAACTCAAGCTCCCGCTCGATCACACCGAGGCCGAACTGCGCGGCGCAATCCTCAAACGTCTGGGGATTGCCGCGGATGAACTCGTCGGCCATTCGATATTCCGCCGCAGTTACGACGCGCGCAAACCCTCGGCGATCGTCTTCATCTATACGCTGGACATCGAAGTACGGAATGAAGCCGCCCTGCTCGCGCGCCTGCGCGGCGATCGTCATGTCGGACCGACGCCAGACACCTCCTATCACTTCGTCACCAACGCGCCACGGACGGCGGAGTCGCCGCGCCCGGTGGTGATCGGCACCGGCCCCTGCGGGCTGTTCGCCGGGCTGATCCTGGCGCAGATGGGCTTCCGGCCCTTGATCCTCGAACGCGGCAAGGCCGTGCGCGAGCGTACCCAGGACACCTGGGGCCTGTGGCGCAAGGGGCAGTTGAATCCCGAGTCCAACGTGCAGTTCGGCGAAGGCGGCGCCGGCACCTTTTCCGACGGCAAGCTCTACAGCCAGATCAAGGACCCCCAGTATCGCGGGCGCAAGGTGCTGACCGAATTCGTCAAGGCCGGCGCCCCGGCGGAAATCCTCTACGTCGCCAAACCGCATATCGGCACCTTCAAGCTGGTCGGCATGGTCGAGAACATGCGCGCCGAAATCGAGGCGCTGGGCGGCGAAATCCGCTTCGGCAGCCGCGTCGAGGACATCGAGATCGAGCAGGGCCGGGTGCGCGGGCTACGGCTGGCCGATGGCGAGTTCATTGCCGCCAGCCACGTCGTGCTGGCGGTCGGCCACAGCGCGCGCGACACCTTCGAGATGCTCCATGCGCGCGGCGTGCATATCGAAGCCAAGCCGTTTTCGATCGGCGTGCGCATCGAACATCCGCAGTCGCTGATCGACCGCGCCCGCCTCGGCAGGAACGCCGGCAACCCGCTGCTCGGCGCGGCGGATTACAAGCTGGTGCACCACTGCGCCAATGGCCGCTCGGCCTACAGCTTCTGCATGTGTCCCGGCGGCACCTTGGTCGCCGCCACCTCGGAACCGGGCCGCGTCGTGACCAACGGCATGAGCCAGTATTCGCGCAACGAGCGCAATGCCAACAGCGCGCTGGTGGTCGGCGTCACGCCGGCCGATTACCCCGGCAGCGAAACTGATCCGCTGGCCGGCATTGCCTTCCAGCGCCACTGGGAAAGCCTCGCCTTCGAGGCCGGCGGCGGCAACTACAACGCGCCGGCGCAACGGGTCGGCGACTTCCTCGCCGGCAGGCCGTCGACAACACTCGGCTCGGTCGTGCCGTCCTATACGCCCGGCGTGCAGCCGACCGATCTGGCGCGCTGCCTGCCGGATTACGTGGTCGCCGCGCTGCGCGAATCGCTGCCCGCCTTCGGCAGGGAGATCGCCGGTTTCGCGATGGAGGATGCATTGCTGACCGGGGTCGAAACGCGCACCTCATCGCCGATTCGCATCACGCGCGACGACGAGTTCCAGAGCCTGAATACTCGCGGCCTGTTTCCCGCCGGCGAAGGCGCCGGCTATGCGGGAGGCATTCTCTCGGCGGCGGTCGACGGCATCAAGGTCGCCGAAGCCGTGGCCTTGAGCATGACCGCGCGACAGGATTAA